The Dyella caseinilytica genome has a window encoding:
- a CDS encoding VOC family protein: MKRVTGIGGIFFNANDPVALRAWYKQHLGIDVQAWGGAAFTWSDASGNPTKGTTAWSIGAADGGHFAPSKSTFMVNYRVQDLASLLQALRDEGCNVLEKTDDSEYGKFGWVMDPEGNKVELWQPPPGL, from the coding sequence ATGAAGAGAGTTACCGGTATCGGAGGAATCTTCTTCAACGCGAACGACCCCGTCGCACTGCGCGCTTGGTACAAGCAGCATCTGGGCATTGACGTCCAGGCATGGGGAGGTGCGGCGTTCACGTGGTCCGACGCATCGGGCAATCCGACAAAGGGAACCACCGCGTGGTCTATCGGCGCCGCTGATGGCGGGCACTTCGCGCCAAGCAAATCCACCTTCATGGTCAACTATCGCGTTCAAGACCTGGCCTCTTTACTTCAAGCGCTTCGGGACGAAGGATGTAACGTCCTGGAGAAGACAGACGATTCGGAGTACGGGAAGTTTGGTTGGGTTATGGATCCAGAGGGCAACAAGGTCGAACTCTGGCAGCCACCGCCGGGGCTGTGA
- a CDS encoding nuclear transport factor 2 family protein, translating into MAAEVLAPDSTAFPAQQQLEAYNARDIDAFMACWAEDCEYYEFPSRLLARGAAQIRERHVMRFQEPNLFGKLLHRSVVGNIVVDHEEVTRTFPEGPGSIDVLAIYEIVDGKIAKAWFKMGVPRLSNRREAAT; encoded by the coding sequence ATGGCCGCTGAAGTCCTTGCCCCTGATTCGACTGCGTTTCCTGCGCAACAACAGCTTGAGGCCTATAACGCGCGCGATATCGATGCATTCATGGCGTGCTGGGCAGAGGATTGCGAATACTACGAGTTTCCTTCGCGCTTGCTGGCGCGTGGTGCCGCGCAGATCCGCGAGCGACATGTGATGCGCTTCCAGGAGCCTAATCTGTTCGGCAAGCTTCTTCATCGCAGTGTGGTTGGCAACATCGTTGTCGATCACGAAGAAGTGACGCGGACCTTTCCGGAAGGTCCTGGAAGCATCGACGTACTTGCCATCTACGAGATCGTCGACGGCAAGATTGCCAAAGCCTGGTTCAAGATGGGCGTGCCAAGGCTGTCAAACAGGCGGGAAGCAGCTACGTAG
- a CDS encoding dienelactone hydrolase family protein, translated as MGKHINLPTSGTQCISAYLAEPASKPKGGIVVIQEIFGVNAHVRSVADRFAAAGYTAVAPAFFDRLETGVELDYTDAGMQRGRQLVMELGLDRAVEDVASAAEAIASAGKIGTVGYCWGGTIALLSAIRLGLPSVSYYGARNVPFLGEAPKAPVMFHFGDTDASIPPETVAKHRQMLPQMEVYNYAGAGHAFNRDIDPHHYHEASAKLAWQRTLAFFEKYLDKA; from the coding sequence ATGGGCAAGCATATCAATCTTCCAACCAGCGGCACGCAATGCATCAGCGCCTATCTGGCCGAACCCGCCAGCAAACCCAAGGGTGGCATTGTCGTGATCCAGGAAATATTCGGCGTCAATGCGCATGTGCGCAGTGTGGCGGATCGCTTCGCTGCAGCCGGCTATACCGCAGTCGCCCCAGCGTTCTTCGATCGTCTGGAAACTGGCGTGGAACTGGATTACACCGATGCGGGCATGCAACGCGGCCGCCAGTTGGTGATGGAACTCGGCCTGGATCGTGCCGTGGAGGATGTTGCCAGTGCAGCGGAAGCCATTGCCTCTGCCGGAAAAATCGGCACCGTGGGCTATTGCTGGGGCGGCACGATTGCCCTGCTTTCCGCCATTCGCCTTGGATTGCCATCAGTGAGTTACTACGGCGCACGCAATGTGCCGTTCCTTGGTGAAGCACCCAAGGCACCGGTCATGTTCCATTTTGGCGATACCGATGCGTCCATTCCGCCGGAAACCGTGGCGAAACATCGCCAGATGCTGCCGCAGATGGAGGTGTACAACTACGCGGGCGCGGGGCATGCGTTCAATCGTGATATCGATCCGCATCACTATCACGAAGCCAGCGCGAAACTGGCCTGGCAGCGCACGTTGGCGTTTTTCGAGAAATATCTGGACAAGGCATGA
- a CDS encoding HIT domain-containing protein encodes MRTIDFNLDARLQADTHHVASLPLCEVLLMNDARYGWLILVPRRNGLIEIIDLPDSAQRELWQEINQVAVALRDVAPCDKLNIGALGNIVRQLHVHVIARREGDAAWPGPVWGHSPAQPYTDDELKSRIALLQHHLAKNIS; translated from the coding sequence ATGAGAACGATCGACTTCAATCTGGATGCGCGCCTACAGGCCGACACACACCACGTGGCCTCGCTGCCGTTATGCGAAGTGTTGCTGATGAACGACGCACGCTATGGATGGCTGATCCTGGTACCGCGTCGCAATGGCTTGATCGAAATCATTGACCTGCCCGACAGCGCGCAGCGGGAATTGTGGCAGGAGATCAACCAGGTAGCCGTCGCGCTGCGTGATGTTGCGCCTTGCGACAAGCTCAATATCGGCGCATTGGGCAATATCGTTCGCCAATTGCATGTGCATGTAATCGCACGCAGGGAAGGTGATGCCGCATGGCCTGGACCGGTATGGGGTCACAGTCCGGCACAGCCTTATACGGATGACGAACTGAAATCGCGTATTGCACTGCTGCAACATCACCTGGCTAAGAATATTTCCTGA
- the dcd gene encoding dCTP deaminase, translating into MSIKSDKWIRRMAEQQGMIEPYEPGQIKLRDGNRLISYGTSSYGYDVRCAREFKIFTNINSTIVDPKAFDPSSFVDVEADICIIPPNSFALARTVEYFRIPRQVLTVCLGKSTYARCGIIVNVTPLEPEWEGHVTLEFSNTTPLPAKIYANEGVAQMLFFESDEECETSYKDRGGKYQGQQGVTLPRT; encoded by the coding sequence GTGAGCATCAAATCCGATAAGTGGATCCGCCGTATGGCGGAGCAGCAAGGCATGATCGAGCCGTATGAGCCTGGCCAGATCAAGCTGCGCGATGGCAACAGACTCATTTCCTATGGCACCTCCAGCTACGGCTACGACGTTCGTTGCGCGCGCGAATTCAAGATCTTCACCAATATCAATTCCACCATCGTCGATCCGAAGGCCTTCGACCCGTCCAGCTTTGTGGACGTGGAAGCGGATATCTGCATCATCCCGCCCAATTCCTTCGCGTTGGCCCGCACGGTGGAATACTTCCGCATACCTCGTCAGGTACTTACCGTGTGCCTGGGCAAGAGCACTTATGCCCGCTGCGGCATCATCGTGAACGTCACGCCGCTGGAGCCGGAGTGGGAAGGCCACGTGACGCTGGAGTTCTCCAACACCACGCCGCTGCCCGCCAAGATTTATGCCAACGAAGGCGTGGCGCAGATGCTGTTTTTCGAATCCGACGAGGAATGCGAGACCAGCTACAAGGACCGCGGCGGCAAGTACCAGGGCCAGCAAGGCGTGACCTTGCCGCGGACCTGA
- a CDS encoding NADPH-dependent FMN reductase — protein MSVARRVLCLSGSLRRVSSNTSTLMAAQQLAPMGLVLTLYDGLGTLPLFNPDDESENVPDAVQVLRDAVGRSDALLIACPEYAHGVPGAFKNLLDWLVGSLEFPGKPVLLLNTSARGSHHAQDALCEILRTMSARLLSPEPFGVALPGSGCSVAQILASPERCVALNTALACLDAGLDHCGGLAS, from the coding sequence ATGAGTGTGGCGCGGCGGGTGCTGTGTCTAAGCGGCAGTTTGCGCAGGGTGTCATCCAATACCTCCACACTGATGGCGGCGCAGCAGCTGGCGCCGATGGGATTGGTACTCACCTTGTACGATGGCCTCGGCACCTTGCCGCTGTTCAATCCCGACGACGAAAGCGAAAACGTGCCGGATGCGGTCCAGGTGCTGCGTGATGCTGTCGGGCGCAGCGATGCGCTGTTGATTGCTTGCCCCGAGTACGCCCACGGCGTGCCTGGTGCGTTCAAGAATCTGCTGGATTGGCTGGTCGGGAGTCTCGAATTTCCTGGCAAGCCCGTATTGCTGCTCAACACCTCGGCGCGTGGTTCGCATCATGCGCAGGATGCGTTGTGCGAAATCCTGCGCACCATGTCGGCGCGGCTGCTGTCACCGGAGCCGTTTGGCGTGGCGTTGCCGGGTTCGGGGTGCAGTGTGGCGCAGATCCTTGCGAGTCCAGAGCGTTGTGTGGCGTTGAATACGGCATTGGCTTGTCTTGATGCGGGCCTGGATCACTGCGGCGGGCTGGCATCCTGA
- the apbC gene encoding iron-sulfur cluster carrier protein ApbC has translation MTQANEALVRRILGDLIDSHTGAPLADAVRAVGVDGARVSVDIQLGYPAAGASEPLAAKAKQALEADPAIDSAAISISSRVHAHKVQGTLAPLGNVKNIIAVASGKGGVGKSTVSANLALALAAEGAKVGILDADIYGPSQPRMLGIQGKPESPDGKSITPMTAHGLQAMSIGFLVDEETPMIWRGPMVTQAMMQLLNDTRWDMLDYLIIDLPPGTGDIQLTLSQKVPVAGAVIVTTPQDIALLDARKALKMFEKVEVPVLGIVENMATHVCTNCGHEEHIFGAGGGERMAEQYHVPYLGSLPLDIRIREQADGGLPTVAAIPDSDLAARYRDIARNTAGRLSRQPRNKSLGLGKIVVQGTPGA, from the coding sequence ATGACGCAGGCCAATGAAGCCCTGGTACGCCGAATTCTCGGCGACCTTATCGATTCCCATACCGGCGCTCCGCTAGCCGATGCCGTTCGTGCTGTAGGCGTGGACGGCGCCAGGGTGTCGGTAGATATCCAGCTCGGTTATCCAGCAGCGGGGGCGAGCGAACCGTTGGCTGCGAAGGCAAAGCAGGCGCTGGAGGCTGATCCGGCGATCGATTCCGCGGCCATTTCCATCAGCAGCCGTGTCCATGCGCATAAGGTGCAAGGCACGCTGGCGCCGTTAGGCAACGTGAAGAACATCATCGCGGTAGCTTCCGGCAAGGGTGGGGTGGGCAAGTCCACCGTATCGGCCAATCTGGCGCTGGCGCTGGCCGCGGAAGGCGCGAAAGTCGGCATCCTGGACGCGGATATCTACGGTCCCAGCCAGCCGCGCATGCTGGGTATCCAGGGCAAGCCGGAATCACCCGACGGTAAAAGCATCACCCCGATGACCGCGCACGGCCTGCAGGCGATGTCGATCGGTTTCCTGGTGGACGAGGAAACACCCATGATCTGGCGTGGCCCGATGGTCACCCAAGCCATGATGCAGCTGCTCAACGACACGCGTTGGGACATGCTCGATTACCTGATCATCGACCTGCCGCCGGGTACCGGTGACATCCAGCTCACGCTGTCGCAGAAAGTGCCGGTGGCGGGCGCGGTGATCGTCACCACGCCGCAGGACATCGCGCTGCTGGATGCGCGCAAGGCGCTCAAGATGTTCGAGAAAGTGGAAGTGCCAGTGCTCGGCATCGTCGAGAACATGGCCACGCACGTCTGCACGAACTGCGGGCACGAGGAACATATCTTTGGTGCTGGCGGCGGCGAGCGTATGGCTGAGCAGTATCACGTGCCGTACCTGGGCTCCTTGCCACTGGATATCCGTATTCGTGAGCAGGCGGACGGCGGCCTGCCTACGGTGGCGGCGATACCGGATTCGGATCTCGCCGCGCGCTATCGCGATATTGCTCGCAACACCGCAGGCCGGCTTTCACGCCAGCCGCGTAACAAGTCGCTGGGCCTGGGCAAGATCGTGGTGCAGGGTACGCCCGGGGCATGA
- a CDS encoding DUF2147 domain-containing protein has product MTYLSKASLPRFAIAACLLFGSAVAWAANDTPVGTWQQVDDETGKVKSIIQITSNNDELQAKVLQVLISEDGPHPVCKKCDGDKKDQPIEGMTIMWGVHADGDVWDGGKILDPKSGTVYKVKLSMADHGQKLDVRGYVGFSLIGRSQTWIRQQ; this is encoded by the coding sequence ATGACTTATCTGTCCAAAGCGAGCCTGCCTCGATTTGCCATCGCCGCGTGCCTGCTATTCGGCTCCGCGGTGGCCTGGGCCGCCAACGACACCCCGGTGGGTACCTGGCAGCAGGTCGACGACGAAACGGGCAAGGTGAAATCGATCATCCAGATCACCAGCAACAATGACGAACTGCAAGCCAAGGTGCTGCAGGTGCTGATCTCCGAAGACGGCCCGCACCCGGTTTGCAAGAAATGCGATGGCGACAAGAAAGATCAACCCATCGAAGGGATGACCATCATGTGGGGCGTTCACGCGGACGGCGATGTGTGGGACGGCGGCAAGATCCTCGATCCGAAGAGCGGCACGGTCTACAAGGTCAAGCTGAGCATGGCCGATCACGGACAGAAGCTCGATGTGCGCGGCTATGTGGGTTTCTCGCTGATCGGTCGCAGTCAGACGTGGATTCGCCAGCAGTAA
- a CDS encoding alkaline phosphatase family protein, protein MRAKRGSILLGTLAAACLGGLFSTSALASNSSNLLVDGDGESGTCTTDWSAVNTVPGWTVTQGSPSIVCYSIGSFNLPSGGSGGNAFIADGPYGDSALQQNVNVASAASAIDGGNVTYNLSGWLGGYTVYNGQAVVTATFLNANGQPLGTPAQLSGVNASARSSESGFVAQSASGNVPVGTRSISVLLQFTDTGASYNIGYADNLSLTLSTPVTASTLQAPASSVPAFDHVFVVMMENTDYSQVIGDTTDAPFINSLANQGTLLDNYSGVYHPSDENYLAIAGGNTFVQGAIYYPNIKVTAQNIGDELEAAGKTWKAYEQGMGTPCNTSNNNDSYYEPDDAPFINFTDVAQNATRCAAHLFDTTQLTTDLQSASTTPNFAWIAADDYYDGEASGNGSSKSLQVQNGWLQQTLQPIMNSPAWTQQKSLIVLTWDESSTETGNHLATILIGSPGTVQSGYISNASYNHYSTGRTVENALGIAPLTHNDQYAQPVNDAFVATTAITTPTLTSTMPSVTQGTYVYFNYATPASKLNSTNWIGIYAAGSSPGNGSSATWQVAPNGSGTVTFDTSSLAPGTYSVWYCYDNGYTELAGPVTLNITSP, encoded by the coding sequence ATGCGCGCAAAGCGTGGATCGATCCTGCTTGGAACTTTGGCGGCTGCTTGTCTTGGCGGCTTGTTTTCGACTTCGGCACTGGCCAGCAACAGCAGCAACTTGCTGGTCGATGGCGACGGCGAATCCGGAACGTGCACCACCGATTGGTCAGCCGTGAATACCGTGCCGGGCTGGACGGTGACACAAGGCAGCCCATCCATCGTTTGCTATTCGATCGGCAGCTTCAACCTGCCGAGCGGCGGTTCGGGCGGTAACGCATTTATCGCGGACGGTCCTTACGGCGACTCCGCCCTGCAGCAGAATGTCAATGTTGCGAGCGCGGCATCGGCCATCGATGGCGGCAATGTCACCTATAACCTGTCCGGCTGGCTGGGCGGCTACACCGTCTACAACGGCCAAGCGGTAGTCACAGCTACCTTCCTCAATGCCAACGGCCAACCGCTTGGCACGCCTGCGCAACTGTCTGGCGTGAATGCATCGGCACGCAGTAGCGAGAGTGGCTTCGTTGCGCAGTCCGCCAGCGGCAATGTGCCGGTCGGCACGCGCTCGATCTCGGTGCTGCTGCAGTTCACCGACACGGGCGCTTCCTACAATATCGGTTACGCCGACAATCTTTCGCTGACGCTGTCCACGCCAGTCACCGCGTCGACGCTGCAGGCTCCCGCTTCCAGCGTGCCAGCCTTCGATCACGTGTTCGTAGTGATGATGGAAAACACCGATTACAGTCAGGTGATCGGCGACACCACCGATGCGCCCTTCATCAACAGCCTGGCCAATCAGGGCACGCTGCTGGATAACTACAGTGGCGTCTATCACCCCAGCGATGAAAACTACCTCGCCATCGCAGGCGGCAACACCTTCGTGCAGGGTGCCATCTATTATCCGAACATCAAGGTCACCGCGCAGAACATCGGCGACGAACTGGAAGCCGCCGGCAAGACCTGGAAGGCCTACGAACAAGGCATGGGCACGCCCTGCAATACCAGCAACAACAACGACAGTTACTACGAACCGGACGACGCGCCATTCATCAATTTCACCGACGTCGCACAAAACGCCACTCGTTGTGCCGCGCATCTGTTTGACACCACACAGCTGACCACCGATCTGCAATCGGCCTCCACCACGCCTAACTTCGCGTGGATCGCCGCGGATGACTATTACGACGGCGAAGCATCCGGCAATGGTTCGTCCAAGAGCCTGCAGGTGCAGAACGGCTGGCTGCAGCAGACGCTGCAACCCATCATGAATTCGCCGGCGTGGACGCAGCAGAAGTCGCTGATCGTGCTGACCTGGGATGAGTCGTCCACCGAAACCGGCAACCATCTCGCCACCATCCTGATCGGCTCGCCAGGCACGGTGCAGTCGGGCTACATCAGCAACGCCAGCTATAACCACTACAGCACCGGCCGCACGGTCGAAAATGCGCTGGGTATCGCACCGCTTACCCACAACGACCAGTACGCGCAGCCGGTCAACGACGCCTTCGTGGCTACAACCGCCATCACCACGCCGACGCTCACCAGCACCATGCCGAGCGTCACCCAGGGCACGTACGTCTATTTCAACTACGCCACACCAGCCAGCAAGCTCAATAGCACCAATTGGATCGGTATCTATGCTGCAGGAAGCAGTCCAGGCAATGGCTCTTCCGCTACCTGGCAGGTAGCTCCGAATGGCAGCGGCACGGTGACATTCGACACCTCCAGTCTCGCTCCTGGCACTTACAGCGTGTGGTACTGCTACGACAACGGCTATACCGAACTGGCCGGACCGGTGACGCTCAACATCACCAGCCCGTAA
- a CDS encoding metal-dependent hydrolase has translation MPTLFTHAVAPLLPGIAAGKNRISRSLLLAGTVAAVLPDIDVLSFRLGIPYAAALGHRGAIHSLLFGIGMAVLAALLHKHLRTNAARAFAFVGMAALSHPLLDMLTDGGLGVAIAWPLSEQRYFFPWHPIHVSPIGMRFFSAQAWTVIGSELLWIWLPVSAFALIVWKWRIAIDRQHSQGVNPIPLPPDAP, from the coding sequence ATGCCCACGCTTTTCACCCACGCTGTCGCTCCTTTGCTGCCCGGCATTGCTGCCGGCAAAAATCGCATAAGCCGATCGCTGTTACTGGCAGGTACCGTTGCCGCAGTCTTGCCTGATATAGATGTTTTGAGCTTCCGCCTTGGCATACCCTATGCCGCCGCGCTCGGGCATCGCGGGGCGATACATTCCCTTTTGTTTGGCATCGGCATGGCCGTGTTGGCCGCCCTGTTGCACAAACATCTTCGTACCAACGCTGCGCGCGCCTTCGCCTTTGTCGGCATGGCCGCGTTATCGCATCCATTGCTGGACATGCTTACAGACGGCGGTCTGGGTGTCGCCATTGCCTGGCCACTGAGCGAGCAGCGCTATTTCTTTCCCTGGCATCCCATCCACGTGTCCCCCATCGGCATGCGCTTCTTCAGCGCACAGGCCTGGACGGTGATCGGGTCGGAACTGCTTTGGATCTGGCTGCCAGTAAGCGCATTCGCACTGATCGTCTGGAAATGGCGTATCGCCATCGATCGTCAGCACTCACAAGGTGTCAACCCGATACCGCTTCCGCCCGATGCACCATGA
- a CDS encoding DeoR/GlpR family DNA-binding transcription regulator, whose product MAKPSPSNDDRNALPQERQQRILARLRSEGRVVAVELAEAFEVSEDSIRRDLRELAAQGLCKRVYGGALLPAITLTPLKQRRTEHPLRKQALAREAVSLVKPGQTLLIDAGTTNVAIAAALPVGAGLSVITNAPHIAQLLLDREDFEVLLVGGRINPSIGGVIGAQAVEQVRRLRADLCFPGACAIDAAHGLWGFDSEEALFKRAMIEASDETVVVATDDKLGAVAAYQVVELTRVQHLVVEHSADRATRAAFSTHGVMVHRAEAVSG is encoded by the coding sequence ATGGCTAAGCCCTCACCTTCAAACGATGATCGCAATGCGCTCCCGCAGGAGCGTCAACAGCGGATTCTCGCGCGGCTGCGCAGCGAAGGACGCGTCGTGGCGGTCGAGCTGGCTGAGGCGTTCGAAGTATCGGAGGATTCCATCCGGCGCGATCTGCGTGAACTTGCAGCGCAGGGCTTGTGCAAACGCGTTTATGGCGGCGCGCTGTTGCCGGCGATCACGCTCACGCCACTCAAACAGCGGCGCACCGAGCATCCGCTGCGCAAGCAGGCGCTTGCACGCGAGGCCGTGAGCCTGGTGAAGCCGGGACAGACACTGCTGATCGATGCAGGCACCACCAATGTCGCCATTGCAGCAGCGCTGCCAGTCGGTGCGGGCCTCAGCGTGATCACCAACGCGCCGCATATCGCGCAATTGCTGTTGGACCGTGAGGATTTCGAAGTGCTGCTGGTCGGTGGACGCATCAATCCTTCCATCGGCGGTGTCATCGGCGCGCAGGCGGTGGAGCAGGTTAGAAGGCTGCGCGCGGACCTTTGTTTTCCCGGTGCCTGCGCCATCGATGCCGCACACGGCCTATGGGGTTTTGACAGCGAGGAGGCGTTATTCAAGCGCGCGATGATCGAAGCCAGTGACGAAACCGTGGTCGTGGCCACCGACGACAAGCTGGGGGCGGTGGCTGCTTATCAGGTGGTTGAATTGACGCGCGTCCAGCATCTGGTGGTCGAGCACTCGGCAGACCGCGCCACGCGCGCGGCTTTCTCTACGCATGGTGTCATGGTGCATCGGGCGGAAGCGGTATCGGGTTGA
- a CDS encoding HAD family hydrolase yields MTGKRIDTVIFDLGNVLIGWDPRRLYRQLIEDEAQMEWFLREVCNSEWNEQQDAGRPWAEATALLRARFPEHAGLIDAYHLRWKETLLGPIEGSVALLSELKARGVRLLALTNWSQETFPVARQLYPFLQWFEGIVVSGEERLVKPDPRIYQLLLKRYSVDPATALYIDDSARNVAAAEMLGMHGWWFRDPVGLRERLVELGLLESGTRVMSHG; encoded by the coding sequence GTGACGGGCAAACGTATCGATACAGTGATTTTTGATCTTGGGAACGTGCTGATCGGTTGGGATCCGCGGCGCCTGTACCGTCAATTGATTGAAGACGAAGCGCAGATGGAATGGTTCCTGCGCGAAGTCTGCAACAGCGAATGGAACGAGCAGCAGGATGCAGGGCGTCCGTGGGCCGAAGCCACGGCGCTCCTGCGCGCACGTTTTCCTGAGCATGCCGGGTTGATCGATGCCTATCATCTGCGTTGGAAGGAAACCCTGCTCGGCCCGATCGAAGGCAGCGTTGCGTTGTTGTCGGAGCTGAAGGCGCGCGGTGTGCGTCTGTTGGCGCTCACCAACTGGTCGCAGGAGACATTTCCCGTTGCGCGGCAGCTTTATCCATTCCTGCAATGGTTCGAAGGTATCGTGGTGTCCGGCGAGGAACGCCTGGTGAAACCCGATCCGCGAATCTACCAGCTGCTACTGAAACGCTATTCGGTCGATCCTGCCACGGCGCTTTATATCGACGATTCCGCGCGTAACGTGGCGGCGGCCGAAATGCTGGGTATGCATGGCTGGTGGTTCCGCGATCCCGTTGGTTTGCGCGAGCGCCTGGTGGAACTCGGCTTGCTCGAAAGTGGAACGCGAGTGATGAGTCATGGCTAA
- a CDS encoding MFS transporter, which produces MTSDPVAASGGAASLLAARRATRLIFLVSGIAMSTWAPMVPYVKVRLGLDDAQLGAALLAFGGGSMLSMPFVGWLAHRLGNRTVIMSAGLLMCLALPVLAQVSSVAMLVGTLLYFGVMLGAVDVAMNAYAVEVERRSGDRLMSGFHGLFSVGGLSGAALLSALLALGLALPGAAIMVAIMLALTVLWLRNGLHDNVSATDVDIGERSRLGMPHTRAWLLGLMCFVSFMAEGAMLDWSAVFLRDVRGVASTSAGFGYACFSVAMAAGRFSGDRLIARHGPAWAVRVGAGLAVAGFLLVASVPLTAAALLGFVLIGLGASNIVPVMFSAAGRLSGTPPAVSIATATTLGYVGLLSGPALIGFVAHASSLSVAFVAVAGLLVLVGLSARMVR; this is translated from the coding sequence ATGACTTCTGATCCCGTCGCTGCCAGCGGCGGCGCAGCTTCGCTCCTCGCCGCGCGGCGGGCGACGCGGCTGATCTTTCTGGTTTCCGGCATAGCCATGTCGACCTGGGCGCCGATGGTGCCGTACGTCAAGGTGCGTCTTGGACTGGACGATGCGCAGTTAGGCGCGGCACTCCTGGCGTTCGGGGGCGGTTCGATGCTGTCGATGCCGTTCGTGGGGTGGCTGGCGCACCGGCTCGGCAACCGCACGGTGATCATGTCGGCTGGACTGCTGATGTGTCTGGCGTTGCCGGTGCTCGCGCAGGTGTCCAGCGTCGCGATGCTGGTCGGCACTTTGCTCTATTTCGGGGTGATGCTGGGCGCGGTGGACGTGGCCATGAACGCCTATGCCGTCGAAGTGGAGCGCAGAAGCGGCGATCGCCTGATGTCCGGTTTTCATGGGCTTTTCAGCGTGGGCGGTCTGTCGGGAGCGGCCTTGCTGAGCGCCTTGCTGGCGCTTGGGCTGGCGTTGCCTGGCGCTGCCATTATGGTCGCGATCATGCTGGCGTTGACCGTACTTTGGCTGCGCAACGGTTTACACGACAATGTCTCTGCGACCGACGTGGATATCGGGGAGAGAAGCCGGCTCGGTATGCCGCACACGCGCGCCTGGTTGCTGGGCCTGATGTGCTTCGTCAGCTTCATGGCGGAGGGGGCGATGCTGGATTGGAGCGCCGTATTCCTGCGTGATGTGCGTGGTGTTGCATCGACATCGGCCGGTTTCGGTTACGCCTGTTTTTCGGTGGCGATGGCGGCGGGACGTTTTTCCGGCGACCGGTTGATCGCACGTCACGGGCCGGCGTGGGCCGTGCGTGTGGGCGCTGGTCTTGCGGTCGCGGGTTTTCTTCTGGTGGCCAGCGTGCCGCTGACGGCGGCGGCATTGCTCGGCTTCGTGCTGATTGGCTTGGGCGCTTCCAATATTGTGCCGGTCATGTTCAGTGCGGCTGGGCGTCTGTCCGGCACGCCACCGGCGGTGTCGATCGCCACCGCGACCACCTTGGGTTATGTAGGCTTGCTGAGTGGTCCGGCTTTGATCGGTTTCGTAGCGCATGCCAGCAGCTTGTCCGTCGCGTTCGTCGCGGTGGCCGGACTGCTGGTGCTGGTGGGTTTGTCGGCGAGGATGGTGCGGTGA